The genomic region TCGTGCTTCGCGATCCGCTCGCCGCCCACCGGGAAGCCGTGTTCTCCCTCACCGAACTGGTCGAGGCCGCCAACGCCTTGCTGCCCACCTACCTCCCCAAGGACGCCAGCGGTCGCGCGGCCGAGGACGTCAACCCGCGGTTGGTGCGCTTCTACACCACGGAGGGGCTCATGCCCGACGCTCTCCGTGAGGGTCGCGAGGCGCGGTACACGTTCGAGCACCTCGTGAACCTGTTGGTCGTCCGCAAGCTCCTCGCCGAGGGGTTCGGGAGCGGCGCCATCCGTTCGGCCCTCGCCGGCCAGGACGCCGAGCGGGTCGCGGCCCTCCTCGAGGGCGAGGTCCAGGTGCAGCTCGTGCCCAGAGGCACGAGCGGCCCGGGAGACGCCGCCAAGGCGGCCTTCCTGAGGGCGGTGCGGGCGCGCGCTGGGCTCGACGGGGCGGGCCCCGCCGGCAAGGCGGCCGCGGCGTCGACCCCCGCCGCGCCGAGGACCGATGGAGGGCAGGACGCCGATGGCCAACGCCCGGCTTCCATGCGCCGCGCCCACGAGGCGCCCAAACCGTCGCCGGCGGCCGGCACCGACCTCCCCACCAGCTGGACCCGCGTCAACGTCATGGACGGCCTGGAGCTCTTCGTCCGCGACGACTTCGTCATGCCCACCACGCTCTGGGGAGACGACGCGCTCCTCCAGACGGTCAGGATCGTCCTGCTCCAGGTGGAGCAGAGCCGCAAGAGACGCAAATGACGGGAAACCCTCGCAAGGGGTCGCCGAGGACGACCCGTAACGAGCCGACCGGAACCAACCCCACCAGTTCACGACACCTGCCACCCAGGGGGACAGCATGACCAGCAACGCGCCGACCGCCCTACCGATG from Trueperaceae bacterium harbors:
- a CDS encoding MerR family transcriptional regulator, with product MFSLTELVEAANALLPTYLPKDASGRAAEDVNPRLVRFYTTEGLMPDALREGREARYTFEHLVNLLVVRKLLAEGFGSGAIRSALAGQDAERVAALLEGEVQVQLVPRGTSGPGDAAKAAFLRAVRARAGLDGAGPAGKAAAASTPAAPRTDGGQDADGQRPASMRRAHEAPKPSPAAGTDLPTSWTRVNVMDGLELFVRDDFVMPTTLWGDDALLQTVRIVLLQVEQSRKRRK